A single window of Gossypium hirsutum isolate 1008001.06 chromosome A10, Gossypium_hirsutum_v2.1, whole genome shotgun sequence DNA harbors:
- the LOC107897010 gene encoding ankyrin repeat domain-containing protein 13C, which produces MAAIDVSKYAHSAVHKAVAMRDYAGLRRILATLPRVSNPTEIQTEAASLAEEEKADAIVVVIDRRDVPNRDTPLHLAIKLGDETATEMLMVAGADWSLQNEQGWSALQEAICNKEEAISMIIVRHYQQLAWAKWCRRLPLLVGTTRRMRDFYMEITFHFESSVIPFISRIAPSDTYKIWKRGANLRADMTLAGFDGFRIQRSDQSILFLGDGSEDGKVPPGSLCMITHKDKEVINALDGAGSQATEEEVRQEVLAMSQTNIFRPGIDVTQAVLLPQLTWRRQEKTEMVGAWKAKVYDMHNVVVSIKSRTVPGAMTDDEFLAASNGNEAESEELDEILTEDERRQLELARKLDSSEISNENGAGIIGHRHSCYEPRKISIKESNGYKNGETKQEKKGWFGRWRKREPKQEAQKKIVPPRSSLCVDEKVSDLLGDSPSDSHIKPGRHSVEIAARHDHQRIKDSKMSISMNSEIGNWHKNGGCENEYKKGLRPILWLSPNFSLQTEELLPLLDILANKVKAIRRLRELLTTKLPAGTFPVKVAIPVIPTIRVLVTFTKFEELQPVDEFSTPPSSPTTGRESPAVTHSSGSTWFQWIKAPYHRPSSSNYSCNKIENLQDPFAIPPDYTWITAEAKKKKMREEQIEKKLKSQKR; this is translated from the exons ATGGCGGCTATTGATGTTTCAAAGTATGCACATAGTGCTGTGCACAAGGCCGTGGCAATGAGAGATTACGCCGGGCTCAGGAGGATACTCGCCACTCTACCACGGGTTAGTAACCCGACTGAGATTCAGACAGAAGCAGCCTCATTGGCTGAGGAAGAGAAGGCCGATGCGATCGTTGTCGTGATTGATAGGCGGGATGTTCCTAACCGGGATACACCTCTTCACTTGGCTATTAAGCTTGGTGATGAAACTGCAACCGAAATGCTTATGGTTGCTGGTGCTGATTGGAGCTTGCAAAATGAACAAGGATGGAGTGCACTCCAAGAAGCCATTTGTAATAAGGAAGAAGCAATTTCTATGATTATTGTTCGGCATTACCAGCAATTGGCATGGGCAAAATGGTGTAGAAGGTTGCCTCTCTTGGTGGGAACTACGCGAAGGATGAGAGATTTTTACATGGAAATCACATTCCATTTTGAGAGTTCTGTGATTCCTTTCATTTCCAGAATTGCTCCATCAGACACATATAAAATTTGGAAGAGAGGAGCAAATTTGAGAGCTGATATGACTTTGGCTGGATTTGATGGGTTCCGAATTCAGCGGTCAGATCAAAGTATTCTTTTCCTTGGTGACGGTTCTGAGGATGGGAAGGTCCCTCCTGGTTCACTTTGTATGATTACGCATAAGGATAAAGAGGTGATAAATGCTTTGGACGGTGCTGGTTCTCAAGCAACTGAAGAAGAGGTTCGACAAGAAGTGCTTGCAATGTCTCAGACTAATATATTCAGGCCCGGGATAGATGTAACACAGGCGGTTCTTTTGCCACAATTGACATGGAGGCGACAAGAGAAAACAGAAATGGTAGGTGCCTGGAAGGCTAAGGTGTATGATATGCACAATGTTGTTGTAAGCATCAAATCTAGGACGGTGCCTGGGGCCATGACAGATGATGAATTCCTTGCAGCTTCCAATGGAAATGAAGCAGAGAGCGAAGAGCTTGATGAGATATTGACGGAAGATGAAAGGAGGCAACTCGAACTTGCTCGTAAGTTGGATTCTTCAGAAATATCCAATGAGAATGGTGCTGGCATTATTGGGCATCGACATAGTTGTTATGAGCCAAGGAAAATTTCTATCAAGGAGTCCAATGGTTATAAAAATGGAGAGACTAAGCAGGAAAAGAAAGGATGGTTTGGCAGATGGAGGAAACGGGAGCCAAAGCAAGAGGCGCAGAAGAAGATTGTACCACCAAGGAGTTCTCTGTGTGTAGATGAAAAGGTGAGTGACTTGCTGGGAGACTCTCCATCCGATAGTCATATCAAACCTGGTAGACATTCTGTGGAGATTGCAGCAAGGCACGATCATCAGAGGATAAAAGATTCGAAGATGTCTATTTCCATGAATTCGGAGATTGGTAATTGGCACAAGAATGGCGGCTGCGAGAATGAATATAAGAAAGGATTGAGGCCTATTCTTTGGCTTTCTCCAAACTTCTCATTGCAAACTGAAGAACTTCTGCCATTGCTAGACATTCTCGCAAACAAGGTCAAGGCAATTCGTCGATTAAGAGAACTGCTGACTACAAAGCTTCCTGCGGGAACCTTCCCTGTCAAG GTTGCTATTCCAGTGATTCCAACCATCAGAGTATTGGTTACTTTTACGAAGTTTGAAGAGCTACAGCCAGTGGACGAGTTCTCTACACCCCCTTCAAGCCCCACTACTGGCCGTGAAAGCCCTGCGGTGACACATTCCTCAGGCTCAACTTGGTTTCAGTGGATAAAGGCACCATATCACCGTCCTAGCTCATCGAATTATAGCTGCAATAAGATAGAAAATCTTCAAGATCCATTTGCAATTCCTCCAGATTACACTTGGATTACAGCTgaagcaaagaaaaagaagatgcgAGAGGAGCAAATTGAGAAAAAGTTAAAGAGTCAGAAACGATGA